The genomic interval ggggagacttgtAATACAGTGCATAATAATGGGGTTCGATAAGGTTGGGCAGTCATAAGTTAAGGGGGCGTGACAGTTAGAGGTCAAGGGGAGgtgatagtcagaagtcaaggggaggtGATAGTCAAAAATCAAGGGAACGTGACAGTTAACATGTATGGAAAGAGGAGGTAGAACCGTGTGATGACATCAGCAACATGATTCATGGTCGGGTTCTCACAAACCGGAACTCTAGATTTGAGACACCTTGGTAGGCAATCGGGGTGATACCTGAACTGGATCTGACTGGTGGGGGCTCTCACGGCCTGGTTGTACCTGCTCTCAGTAAGCTAAACTCCAGGTCAGCCAACTCCCGGTCGGCTCTTGGACGATCTCTCCACAGCTCCCGGGCCCCCACGGTTTAGGCTAGGTGGTATACTCGACTGATCATCCCGAGCTGCATTATTTATACCCAGTCGGGACAGAGGGCGCTACATGATAACAAGGTCAGGTAATCGTAACTGTCTGTCAGAAAATAACTGCCGAGTGTCAAAGAATATTCAAACAAGCTGCGATAATATGCGAATGAAACCTTCCTTCAGCCTACAGGAGGATGTCACGTGTCCTCCATTATCCAACAGGACCTAacacctgacattctctgacatcggcCAGCCTCCAGAAAgacgcactgtcatataaaaagggaggtcatcTCCCTTACGTAGGTACGGTCTCTCgtacattcgcacttgtcttctactttctttctccttcgtacactGATCTTTtgggggaaaagtacctgacttgagcgtcggaggacctgttCCGGGAACTTTTTCTCTAATTTCTAACCTCTAAcgtccgtgtgcttgtctgagtgtgtacAGAGCTCAGGTGTCACCGACTCAGTCATCGTCGCCCATCAGTACCACGTAAGAGTCCGTTTTTAGAAGCGCATATAAGAAAAATGTCTCAGTCGTCCCTCtgtaaatcctaaaccctaaactctaaacgcCAGCAATAATTTATCTGACTCATATTCTGTAACTGGAGAAGTGTTTTGGGCGTGTAAACTAATTTTATTCTACAGAAAGCTATAAAGGATCTTTGATGCAGTAATAACAATCTGATGATGCTTAAGAACATGTCACTGAGAGCAATTCCATCGAATCTTATCAAGAACTGGTGTTTCTGATGAAAACTTACAGAAGGATACAAAACGATCACAGGAAATGGAGAAAAACAAAACAGAGGAGACTGCAAGAAGAGTTGGGGAAAAAAAACAGAGCCAAACTAGCAAAAGCTAAAGCCCATTCTCCGctggaaaagagagaggaaaagcTGTTGGTCCTCTGCATACAATGCCCACAGTCGTTGGTCCTCCGCCTACAACGACCGGATCGACCGACGTCCCCATGTACGCCTCATGTGCTTCTTCTCCGTCTTGAATCCCTGCCCATGCGCCAAACTGATTCCTACCGCCAGCAAAGTCCCCTTTGTCGGTCCCGGAACAGAGCCTGGCTCGCTTCGCGCCTCCCTCGATGGCGTCCGTCGCAAGGCCAGGGAGATGGTCCAGTAGCTTGGAGTCTCCGGCCACCTTGACTAGAAACGCCAGCATCTGCCTCGGCCGGCGCTCTGTCTCCTGCACCCTGGTCCACATCCCTTCCATTCTCTCCTCGATCCTCCTCTGCTCCTGCTTTAGCCTCACCACCTCCGCTgccaccttctcctcctcctcctccacttcctcctcctcccacccctcctccttcttcttcccacTGCTACCGCTGTTCCTCCGAACT from Zingiber officinale cultivar Zhangliang chromosome 6B, Zo_v1.1, whole genome shotgun sequence carries:
- the LOC121988929 gene encoding heat stress transcription factor C-2b-like, with product MEEWPLRDTRRMRLKHMEDYGRNSTAHYHHRHGEGGGRGGSVAAPFVLKTYRMVDDPSTDTVIGWGHDNNSFVVVDPFAFSQALLPSNFKHSNFSSFVRQLNTYGFRKVDPNRWEFAHSSFLRGQTHLLRLIVRRNSGSSGKKKEEGWEEEEVEEEEEKVAAEVVRLKQEQRRIEERMEGMWTRVQETERRPRQMLAFLVKVAGDSKLLDHLPGLATDAIEGGAKRARLCSGTDKGDFAGGRNQFGAWAGIQDGEEAHEAYMGTSVDPVVVGGGPTTVGIVCRGPTAFPLSFPAENGL